In Vicia villosa cultivar HV-30 ecotype Madison, WI unplaced genomic scaffold, Vvil1.0 ctg.003731F_1_1, whole genome shotgun sequence, a genomic segment contains:
- the LOC131641428 gene encoding uncharacterized protein LOC131641428: MRRQGKQAVVEVSPKKKAVAKSVSVGPKKAWSKVVPKKRKARSNFENKSCSDVAADVNDIHPKKKVSTSKLAASVPEVPIDNISFHYPSSVLRWKFFYQKRLALERELAQNALGYEEIMNLIHEAGLMKTVTQLSKCYEVLVKEFIVNLHEDCGNKETEEYLKVFVRGKCINFSPTVINKFLERSNEAQPELEVSDNQMCKEITARQVKTWPVKGKLTVSKLSVKYVVLHRIGGANWVPTQHKSTISVLLGKFIFTIGTKSKADYGTYIFKQTLKHAGSYSVKGPIAFPSLICGIILKQFPNIFTDKDYVRKRASPLIFHYKLFQGTHVHDVNTTSVEPSKESIIMSKTAMIAMLRETCKELESGKLALERLISSLETSDNAKSADTAEEEQGEDDDGSDSEFEKEASPDDGTDNSVELSSSESEV, encoded by the coding sequence AAGGCAGTGGCTAAGTCCGTTTCTGTTGGACCAAAGAAGGCATGGAGCAAAGTGGTGCCTAAGAAGAGAAAGGCCAGAAGCAATTTTGAGAATAagtcatgttctgatgttgctgcGGATGTCAATGACATTCATCCCAAGAAGAAGGTCTCTACTAGCAAGCTGGCTGCTAGTGTTCCTGAAGTACCTATTGATAACATTTCATTTCACTATCCCTCCAGTGTACTCAGATGGAAATTTTTCTATCAGAAAAGATTGGCCTTAGAGAGAGAACTTGCTCAGAATGCTCTTGGGTATGAAGAGATCATGAATCTTATTCATGAGGCTGGACTAATGAAGACTGTGACTCAACTCTCTAAGTGTTATGAAGTCCTGGTGAAGGAGTTCATTGTGAATCTACATGAAGACTGTGGCAATAAGGAAACTGAGGAGTATTTAAAAGTGTTTGTCAGAGGAAAATGTATTAACTTCTCACCCACTGTGATCaacaaatttctggaaaggtcAAATGAAGCTCAGCCAGAGCTGGAAGTGTCTGATAATCAAATGTGCAAAGAGATTACTGCTCGCCAAGTGAAGACATGGCCTGTCAAAGGGAAGCTGACTGTGAGCAAACTAAGTGTGAAGTATGTTGTACTTCACAGGATTGGAGGTGCCAACTGGGTGCCAACTCAACACAAGTCTACAATCTCTGTTCTCCTAGGTAAATTCATCTTTACTATTGGTACTAAGTCCAAAGCTGATTATGGTACTTATATTTTTAAGCAAACCTTAAAGCATGCTGGTAGCTATAGTGTCAAAGGTCCCATTGCCTTCCCTTCCCTTATTTGTGGGATCATCTTAAAACAATTTCCTAATATTTTTACTGACAAAGATTATGTGCGCAAAAGAGCAAGTCctttaatttttcattataaGCTCTTCCAAGGAACTCATGTTCATGATGTTAACACAACTTCGGTTGAACCATCAAAAGAGAGCATAATTATGAGTAAAACTGCCATGATTGCTATGCTCCGAGAGACTTGTAAGGAGCTGGAGTCCGGAAAATTGGCTCTTGAAAGATTGATCAGCTCTCTTGAAACAAGTGACAATGCTAAATCTGCAGATACTGCTGAGGAGGAACagggtgaagatgatgatggttcAGACAGTGAGTTTGAGAAAGAAGCCAGTCCTGATGATGGCACTGATAACAGTGTAGAACTCAGCAGCTCTGAGTCTGAAGTCTAA